In Bartonella machadoae, a single genomic region encodes these proteins:
- a CDS encoding helix-turn-helix domain-containing transcriptional regulator has product MKDCNHDDAMAEIFYDDPKIAAATLDAILADGDQGELLVTLRQMAKAYGGVQAVAKAANLNPTQLYRTLSEKGNPEFRSLNALLRTMGFRLAVQPLERPVPHV; this is encoded by the coding sequence ATGAAAGACTGTAACCATGATGATGCAATGGCGGAAATTTTCTATGATGACCCTAAGATAGCAGCAGCTACCCTTGATGCAATCCTAGCAGATGGTGATCAAGGTGAATTGCTTGTAACACTTCGCCAAATGGCTAAAGCTTATGGTGGTGTTCAAGCTGTAGCTAAAGCAGCCAACTTGAATCCTACACAACTTTACCGTACACTTTCAGAAAAAGGCAATCCAGAGTTTCGCAGCTTGAATGCTTTACTGCGTACCATGGGATTTCGCTTAGCTGTACAGCCTCTTGAACGACCAGTTCCACACGTTTAA
- a CDS encoding type II toxin-antitoxin system PemK/MazF family toxin, which produces MRGSLVTIAMQGDFGKPRPALIIQANQFSEHTSVTVLPITSTLIAAPLLRITIQPDAKNGLQKLSQVMIDKIMTVGCEKVILAFGSMHADKMVEIERCLAVFLGIVK; this is translated from the coding sequence ATGCGTGGATCTCTCGTAACAATAGCGATGCAGGGTGATTTTGGTAAACCAAGACCTGCATTAATAATTCAAGCCAATCAATTCAGCGAACATACAAGCGTAACAGTTTTACCAATTACAAGTACACTTATTGCAGCACCATTACTTCGCATTACTATTCAACCAGATGCCAAAAACGGTTTACAAAAGCTTTCACAAGTGATGATTGATAAGATCATGACGGTAGGATGCGAAAAGGTTATTCTAGCTTTCGGTTCTATGCATGCAGATAAAATGGTAGAAATTGAACGCTGTTTGGCTGTGTTTTTAGGAATAGTAAAATGA
- a CDS encoding antitoxin MazE family protein, translating into MATMHVNERVQKHRNAQRKAGLRLMQIWVPDTRQPNFAEECRRQCRLVAKMDKTDTSMQLFMDQSVVDVDGWTE; encoded by the coding sequence ATGGCTACAATGCACGTTAATGAACGCGTTCAAAAACATCGCAACGCACAAAGGAAAGCAGGATTGCGCTTGATGCAAATTTGGGTACCAGATACACGTCAACCAAACTTTGCAGAAGAGTGCCGTCGTCAGTGTCGCTTGGTAGCAAAAATGGATAAAACAGATACATCTATGCAATTATTTATGGATCAATCTGTAGTGGATGTTGATGGCTGGACAGAATGA